One part of the Bdellovibrio sp. KM01 genome encodes these proteins:
- a CDS encoding chorismate-binding protein: MFCPDFYEQDSHPLWWGTAQNTLSTQELQSLLENYLAVNPRPQGPLSKAQWSEPAESDFQKDLEVIQGKIAKNEIQKAVPVIFARSSQTVTAAERAQMILNLLSAPETLYVFGFWQKGQGILGATPETLFSYEQGFLQTMALAGTCPKSDKAERQSLLLDEKEMQEHHLVVEDLSQRLKQWGDVQSQGPMILELPTLFHLKTDFQVKCNQRPDFRELVMELHPTPALGVAPRAAGYGWMQTLPGQEGRRGYGAPFAFFGAEEALCLVAIRNLQWSSNESMIGSGCGIVAASEFSREWRELFQKRLSVRKILGLNV, translated from the coding sequence GTGTTTTGCCCTGATTTCTATGAGCAGGATTCACACCCTCTGTGGTGGGGAACTGCCCAAAACACTTTGAGCACCCAAGAACTCCAATCCCTGCTGGAAAACTACCTGGCCGTAAACCCGCGTCCCCAAGGCCCCCTAAGTAAGGCCCAGTGGAGTGAACCGGCAGAGTCCGACTTCCAAAAAGACCTTGAGGTGATCCAAGGCAAGATCGCAAAAAATGAAATTCAAAAAGCAGTGCCCGTGATCTTTGCGCGCTCGTCGCAGACAGTGACGGCGGCGGAACGCGCGCAAATGATTTTGAATTTGTTGTCGGCCCCAGAGACTTTGTACGTCTTTGGTTTTTGGCAAAAGGGTCAAGGCATTCTGGGAGCCACTCCGGAAACACTTTTCAGTTACGAGCAGGGTTTCCTGCAAACGATGGCGCTCGCGGGTACGTGTCCCAAGAGTGACAAGGCGGAACGCCAATCATTGTTGCTTGATGAAAAAGAAATGCAAGAGCATCATCTGGTGGTTGAAGATCTCTCCCAACGCCTAAAGCAATGGGGAGACGTGCAAAGTCAGGGTCCGATGATCCTGGAATTGCCAACACTGTTTCACTTGAAAACTGATTTTCAGGTGAAGTGCAATCAACGCCCTGATTTCCGCGAACTGGTGATGGAGCTTCATCCGACACCAGCATTGGGAGTCGCCCCGCGTGCAGCCGGTTACGGTTGGATGCAGACTTTACCAGGTCAGGAGGGCCGCCGTGGTTATGGAGCACCCTTTGCGTTCTTTGGCGCAGAGGAGGCTCTGTGTCTTGTGGCGATTCGGAATTTGCAGTGGAGTTCGAACGAATCTATGATTGGTTCTGGTTGCGGCATTGTAGCGGCAAGTGAATTTTCCAGAGAGTGGCGGGAACTCTTTCAAAAACGCCTGTCTGTAAGAAAGATTTTGGGGCTTAACGTATGA
- the aroF gene encoding 3-deoxy-7-phosphoheptulonate synthase — protein METQTMQTSPSTQIVNVGGFNIGGPEFTVIAGPCSIESHAQFLETASGVKASGAHLLRGGIWKMRTSPTAFQGLGNSSFDIVKDVCKQLNMSLVSEVTDIRQIEEVYDIVECFQVGSRSMQNYELLKELGRQNKPVLLKRGLAAYIEEWVKASEYVIKAGNNNVILCERGIRTFETATRNTLDLNAVAFAKKNTNLPVIVDPSHAVGIRALVPDLAYAAAAVGADGIIVEVHPRPAEALSDGMQALTLQDFEMMMRKLERILVAIDRPLHKVTAHAH, from the coding sequence ATGGAAACGCAAACTATGCAAACAAGTCCCTCAACCCAAATCGTCAATGTTGGCGGGTTTAATATTGGGGGTCCCGAATTCACGGTCATCGCCGGTCCGTGCTCTATCGAAAGCCACGCTCAATTTCTTGAGACCGCTTCCGGTGTTAAAGCTTCTGGCGCACACTTGCTTCGCGGCGGTATCTGGAAAATGCGTACGTCCCCGACAGCCTTCCAAGGCTTGGGCAATTCCTCTTTCGATATCGTTAAAGATGTTTGCAAACAGCTCAATATGAGCCTGGTTTCCGAAGTCACTGACATCCGTCAAATTGAAGAAGTTTACGACATCGTGGAATGCTTCCAGGTGGGTTCTCGCTCTATGCAGAACTACGAACTTTTGAAAGAGTTGGGTCGCCAAAACAAACCGGTTCTTTTGAAACGTGGTTTGGCTGCTTATATCGAAGAATGGGTTAAAGCCTCCGAATACGTGATCAAAGCTGGTAACAACAATGTGATCCTTTGTGAACGTGGTATCCGTACTTTCGAAACAGCGACTCGCAACACTTTGGATTTGAACGCTGTGGCTTTCGCCAAGAAAAATACAAATCTTCCAGTTATCGTGGATCCTTCTCATGCAGTGGGTATTCGCGCATTGGTTCCTGATTTGGCTTACGCAGCTGCGGCTGTGGGAGCTGACGGCATCATCGTGGAAGTTCATCCTCGTCCAGCAGAAGCTCTTTCTGATGGTATGCAAGCCCTGACTTTGCAGGACTTCGAAATGATGATGAGAAAACTTGAAAGAATCCTAGTCGCTATCGATCGTCCTCTACACAAGGTGACAGCACATGCACACTGA
- the ubiE gene encoding bifunctional demethylmenaquinone methyltransferase/2-methoxy-6-polyprenyl-1,4-benzoquinol methylase UbiE, producing the protein MHTENQKHSPNPEIIRSMFSKVAANYDKGNNVLSMGVHHLWRKKLVKYSGAKLGDRVLDCATGTGDLAIEFKQQVGSAGQVTGTDFCAEMLIPAPGKAAQRGLDIKFEQADVTQLQYADDSFDISSISFGIRNVGNPVKGLSEMARVTKSGGTVMVLEFGQVNIPVFGALYNFYSQNILPKIGGLVTGQKDAYEYLQKSSAAFPCKEGFLDLMKQTGAFSHTEYITLTGGIAYIYKGTVK; encoded by the coding sequence ATGCACACTGAGAATCAAAAACACTCTCCAAATCCTGAAATCATTCGCAGCATGTTCTCTAAAGTGGCGGCGAACTATGACAAAGGAAACAATGTGCTTTCCATGGGTGTTCACCACTTGTGGAGAAAAAAATTGGTTAAATATTCTGGCGCGAAATTGGGCGACAGAGTTTTGGATTGCGCAACGGGTACTGGTGATCTGGCGATCGAATTCAAACAGCAAGTGGGTTCTGCGGGTCAGGTAACAGGAACTGATTTCTGTGCCGAGATGTTGATCCCCGCTCCAGGTAAAGCAGCTCAGCGCGGTTTGGATATCAAGTTTGAACAGGCTGACGTGACTCAACTTCAGTATGCTGATGATTCATTCGATATCTCTTCCATCTCTTTTGGTATTCGCAACGTTGGCAACCCGGTGAAGGGTTTAAGCGAAATGGCGCGCGTGACTAAATCTGGTGGCACAGTGATGGTTTTGGAGTTCGGCCAAGTGAACATTCCGGTGTTCGGCGCCCTTTACAATTTCTACTCACAAAACATTCTTCCAAAAATCGGTGGCTTGGTAACTGGTCAAAAAGATGCTTACGAATATTTGCAAAAGTCTTCTGCGGCTTTCCCTTGCAAAGAAGGCTTCCTGGATTTGATGAAACAAACCGGCGCTTTCTCCCACACAGAGTACATCACTTTGACAGGTGGCATTGCGTACATCTACAAAGGCACAGTTAAGTAA
- a CDS encoding bacteriohemerythrin yields MSDNFFKWDQERLTTHVDAMDNEHKKLIDIMNRLYDRYEAKATKPELQSIVRELASWTITHFEHEEKFFDTLDYSQASVHKKIHKDLIERLKSHAAEFDKTGVLTPAFFQFLKTWLTAHIMGIDTKYGVIAAQKSA; encoded by the coding sequence ATGTCTGACAATTTCTTTAAATGGGACCAGGAACGTCTCACAACTCACGTCGATGCGATGGATAACGAGCATAAAAAATTGATCGATATCATGAATCGCCTGTACGACCGCTATGAAGCGAAAGCGACGAAACCAGAATTGCAATCCATCGTTCGCGAATTGGCTTCCTGGACAATCACCCATTTCGAACATGAAGAAAAATTCTTTGATACTTTGGATTACTCGCAAGCTTCGGTTCATAAAAAAATTCATAAGGATTTGATCGAACGCTTGAAAAGCCATGCTGCCGAGTTTGATAAAACAGGCGTACTAACGCCTGCATTCTTCCAATTCCTGAAAACCTGGCTGACAGCCCATATTATGGGAATCGATACCAAGTATGGCGTCATTGCCGCTCAGAAGTCTGCTTAA
- a CDS encoding branched-chain amino acid aminotransferase: MTNISTTLVKSPKALPPSDQLGFGQYFTDHMFVAKYAEGKGWYEASIVPYGPISVDPGASVFHYGQALFEGMKAFRQNDGKVVFFRPDFNYNRLVEGAERMCLQAPPMELFMQGLHELTKVDERWIPHGPNTSLYIRPTLIGTEAFLGVRPSRETTFFILLSPVGSYYSEGAKPVKIWTEEKYLRAAPGGLGAVKAGANYASSLKAALEAKQKGYAQVLWLDVERLGIEEVGTMNAFFVFNNEIVTPALNGSILSGGTRDAIIQVLKKKNLPIVERRITITEVIERLEKGELKEAFGTGTAAVISPIGVIHYNEKDWMINGNETGPLSTELYNEITGIQKGTVKDSMNWISPLV, translated from the coding sequence ATGACAAATATCTCTACAACTCTCGTGAAATCCCCGAAGGCTCTTCCTCCGTCTGATCAACTTGGTTTTGGTCAGTACTTCACAGACCACATGTTTGTGGCGAAGTACGCGGAAGGGAAAGGTTGGTATGAGGCTTCGATCGTTCCCTATGGCCCTATTTCTGTGGACCCAGGGGCATCGGTATTTCATTACGGTCAGGCGCTTTTCGAAGGTATGAAGGCTTTTCGCCAAAACGATGGCAAGGTTGTGTTCTTCCGCCCTGATTTCAATTACAACCGCCTGGTTGAGGGTGCCGAGCGTATGTGTCTCCAAGCTCCGCCTATGGAGCTTTTCATGCAAGGTTTGCATGAATTGACGAAAGTTGACGAGCGTTGGATTCCTCATGGTCCAAATACTTCTTTGTACATCCGTCCAACTTTGATCGGTACGGAGGCTTTCCTTGGTGTTCGTCCTTCTCGTGAAACGACATTCTTTATTTTGTTGTCTCCAGTGGGTTCATATTACTCTGAAGGCGCAAAACCAGTGAAAATCTGGACGGAAGAAAAATACTTGCGTGCAGCTCCAGGTGGCTTGGGCGCGGTGAAAGCCGGTGCGAACTATGCATCCAGTTTGAAAGCGGCTTTGGAAGCGAAACAAAAGGGCTATGCTCAAGTTTTGTGGTTGGATGTGGAGCGTTTGGGTATCGAAGAAGTCGGTACTATGAATGCGTTCTTTGTTTTCAATAACGAGATCGTAACTCCAGCTTTAAACGGCAGCATCTTGTCCGGAGGGACGCGCGATGCAATCATTCAAGTTTTGAAGAAGAAAAATCTTCCGATCGTCGAAAGACGTATCACAATCACAGAGGTGATTGAACGCCTGGAAAAAGGCGAGTTGAAGGAAGCATTCGGTACTGGAACAGCGGCAGTGATCTCACCAATTGGCGTGATTCACTACAATGAAAAAGACTGGATGATCAATGGCAACGAAACGGGTCCATTGAGTACTGAGCTTTATAACGAAATCACGGGGATTCAAAAAGGCACAGTGAAAGATTCAATGAACTGGATTTCTCCACTCGTTTAA
- a CDS encoding lipoprotein: protein MKRRYLLLFFATLVLSGCPTREQPKIPPPKPPEPQAQSQDVTMSRRQLDVMGGRAPLVGPSPYFLVMLA from the coding sequence ATGAAACGGCGTTATCTCCTCCTTTTTTTTGCGACTCTGGTTTTATCGGGTTGTCCCACTCGAGAGCAGCCGAAAATTCCACCACCAAAACCACCGGAACCCCAAGCACAAAGCCAAGATGTCACTATGAGCCGCCGTCAATTGGATGTGATGGGTGGACGGGCTCCCTTAGTGGGGCCAAGCCCTTATTTCTTAGTGATGCTCGCATAG
- a CDS encoding 1,4-dihydroxy-2-naphthoyl-CoA synthase: MVSDIFTPEWWTEVPGFNFKDITYHRAKNQGTVRIAFNRPEVRNAFRPQTVDELYMALEHARITPDVGVVLITGNGPSPKDAGWAFCSGGDQRIRGKDGYKYEDKEASGKADLARLGRLHILEVQRLIRFMPKIVVAVVPGWAVGGGHSLHVVCDLTLASKEHAIFKQTDPDVASFDSGYGSAYLARMVGQKRAREIFFLGRNYSAQEAFEMGMVNAVIPHKDLEKVALEWAAEMNTKSPTAMRMLKFGFNMIDDGLVGQQLFAGEATRLAYGTEEAVEGRGAFVEKRERDFSKFPWHY, encoded by the coding sequence ATGGTTTCCGATATTTTCACACCTGAATGGTGGACTGAAGTCCCTGGTTTTAATTTTAAAGATATCACTTATCACCGTGCCAAAAATCAGGGCACGGTACGTATCGCTTTCAATCGCCCTGAAGTTCGCAATGCCTTCCGTCCACAAACTGTGGATGAATTGTACATGGCTTTGGAGCATGCTCGTATCACTCCTGATGTCGGTGTGGTTTTGATCACAGGAAATGGACCTTCTCCGAAAGACGCGGGTTGGGCTTTCTGTTCCGGTGGGGACCAACGAATCCGTGGTAAAGACGGTTATAAATACGAAGACAAAGAAGCCTCTGGCAAAGCTGACTTGGCTCGTTTGGGTCGTTTGCATATTTTGGAAGTTCAGCGCTTGATTCGCTTTATGCCTAAAATCGTGGTTGCCGTAGTCCCTGGTTGGGCTGTCGGTGGTGGTCACTCTTTGCACGTTGTTTGCGATCTTACGCTGGCAAGTAAAGAGCACGCGATCTTTAAACAAACTGATCCAGATGTCGCAAGCTTCGACAGCGGTTATGGTTCAGCCTACCTTGCGCGCATGGTAGGTCAAAAACGTGCCCGTGAAATTTTCTTCCTGGGGCGCAATTACTCTGCACAAGAAGCTTTTGAAATGGGTATGGTCAACGCCGTGATCCCGCATAAAGATCTTGAGAAGGTCGCTTTAGAGTGGGCTGCAGAAATGAATACAAAAAGCCCAACAGCAATGCGCATGTTGAAGTTTGGTTTCAATATGATCGATGATGGTCTGGTGGGGCAGCAATTGTTTGCAGGAGAAGCGACTCGACTGGCTTACGGTACAGAAGAAGCAGTCGAAGGCCGTGGAGCTTTCGTCGAGAAACGTGAAAGAGATTTCTCAAAGTTCCCTTGGCATTACTAA
- the aroC gene encoding chorismate synthase, with translation MSSANQFGSRFTMSSFGESHGTALGVLIDGCPAGVQFDASLLTRELERRRPGHHGSGQIVSGRQETDVPEVLSGVFDGKTLGTPIAIIVRNQDARSQDYSKIQSSPRAGHADDVWKNKFGHSDHRGGGRSSGRETVSRVMAGAVAKMLLNEVSARTKVIGYASQIGPMQLPEADRKNVANVDVDSYQARFPSKDDQKVAELLKKAQENGDSYGGIAEILIQAPPAHLGQPVFHKLKSDLAMAFMSVGAANGFELGLGFDSAEVQGTKFHQGSQDVYGGIRGGISTGDDILLRVSFKPTSSILDVAKKGRHDPCIVTRAIPVLEAMTWLVLADHHLWAKTDKL, from the coding sequence ATGAGTTCAGCAAATCAATTTGGATCTCGCTTTACAATGTCATCTTTTGGTGAAAGTCACGGAACAGCTCTGGGTGTTTTAATTGATGGCTGTCCTGCGGGAGTTCAATTCGATGCGAGTCTTCTGACTCGTGAATTGGAAAGACGTCGACCGGGGCACCATGGATCGGGACAAATTGTTTCTGGCCGCCAGGAAACCGATGTTCCGGAAGTTTTAAGTGGTGTCTTTGACGGAAAAACTTTGGGGACTCCAATCGCGATCATCGTAAGAAATCAAGATGCGCGTTCTCAGGATTATTCAAAAATTCAAAGCTCTCCACGTGCAGGTCACGCTGATGATGTTTGGAAGAATAAATTTGGTCACAGTGATCACAGAGGTGGGGGGCGTTCTTCAGGACGCGAAACGGTGTCTCGGGTGATGGCCGGTGCGGTTGCGAAAATGTTGTTGAACGAAGTCAGTGCTCGCACCAAGGTCATTGGCTATGCTTCACAGATTGGTCCCATGCAATTGCCAGAAGCTGATCGTAAAAATGTGGCCAATGTCGATGTCGATTCCTATCAAGCGCGTTTCCCCTCTAAAGACGATCAAAAGGTCGCAGAGCTTTTAAAGAAAGCGCAGGAAAACGGCGACAGCTATGGTGGTATCGCAGAAATTTTGATTCAGGCTCCGCCGGCGCACCTAGGTCAGCCCGTATTTCATAAATTGAAATCGGACCTGGCCATGGCTTTCATGAGCGTAGGGGCTGCGAACGGATTTGAGTTGGGTTTGGGTTTCGATTCAGCCGAGGTTCAGGGAACAAAGTTCCATCAGGGCTCTCAGGACGTTTACGGAGGAATTCGCGGTGGTATTTCCACGGGCGATGACATTTTATTGCGAGTTTCCTTTAAACCCACCAGCTCTATTTTGGATGTGGCAAAAAAAGGCCGCCACGACCCTTGCATCGTCACCCGCGCAATCCCAGTGCTGGAGGCCATGACATGGCTAGTATTGGCAGACCACCACCTCTGGGCTAAAACAGACAAACTCTAA
- a CDS encoding shikimate kinase: protein MITLIIGHRGTGKTELIKRMSLTMQNPNVAYLDLDDEIEKRIGKTIRELFMEHGEAYFREMERQMFLEVLQKPYKDIFLVLGAGFDVSIIPNDLHVLWVKRQTDLDGRIFLNRPRLNPDMTPLQEFIKRASPREVRYQAVADEVYLMPEGVFEHHHQVLNLERRILSHQLQNIGGGVTVLASIFEKPHRLPMFKERYAGRGVEYFELRDDFLSEENILHFIGEFPQDKFIFSFRAAKDRAGWWKSDNAQFILNKATWIDWPLELGAPTDVLENLPKEKIILSAHESAHYLDLQKLESEVAHLKFAPLIESFKDLSRLHHWQQEQDEARSFIPRSTDGRWTWYRLRQKGQQLINFWREGEGSAGDQPSLFQWMMTSAKPANFAAVLGDPVVHSFTPVEHSDFFFERNIPVFAIRIARDEWDQAMPVLQEMGLQYAAVTAPHKEPAAKWCQHSTLSAVNTLYYNKKQGKWQGASTDEAGFVELIEGVGMLAPLQKEIVVWGGGGTLPMIEKVLPHASYYSARTGEPRDGSKASADFVPKVIVWAAPRVDETYMPPAEWKPAMVFDLNYKEDSVGREYAQLCGANYESGLKMFIAQAQLQRVFWKECEEKA, encoded by the coding sequence ATGATTACATTAATCATCGGACATCGTGGCACCGGCAAAACAGAATTGATCAAGCGCATGAGCTTAACCATGCAAAATCCGAATGTCGCTTACTTGGATCTGGATGATGAGATCGAAAAACGCATCGGTAAAACTATCCGAGAACTTTTCATGGAGCATGGGGAGGCCTATTTCCGTGAAATGGAAAGACAGATGTTCCTGGAGGTTTTGCAAAAACCTTATAAAGACATCTTTCTGGTTTTAGGAGCGGGTTTCGATGTCAGCATCATTCCCAATGACCTGCATGTACTGTGGGTCAAAAGGCAAACAGATTTGGATGGGCGCATCTTTTTAAATCGTCCGCGTTTGAATCCCGACATGACTCCGTTACAGGAATTCATCAAACGAGCAAGTCCCCGTGAAGTTCGCTATCAAGCGGTGGCCGACGAAGTGTACTTAATGCCAGAAGGCGTATTTGAACATCATCACCAGGTTTTAAATCTGGAACGTCGAATTCTTTCTCATCAATTACAAAACATCGGCGGGGGAGTGACGGTTCTTGCGTCCATTTTTGAAAAACCCCATCGCCTGCCTATGTTCAAAGAACGTTATGCGGGTCGTGGCGTTGAGTACTTTGAACTGCGGGATGATTTTCTAAGTGAGGAAAACATCCTGCACTTCATCGGTGAGTTTCCTCAGGATAAATTTATCTTTTCATTCCGTGCTGCCAAAGACCGCGCCGGTTGGTGGAAATCTGATAATGCCCAGTTCATTTTGAATAAAGCGACTTGGATTGATTGGCCCCTGGAGCTGGGCGCACCGACTGATGTCTTAGAAAATCTCCCGAAAGAAAAAATCATTCTGTCGGCCCATGAGAGCGCGCATTATCTGGATTTGCAGAAATTGGAATCGGAAGTTGCGCATTTAAAATTTGCTCCACTGATTGAAAGTTTCAAAGATCTGTCACGCTTACATCACTGGCAACAAGAACAGGATGAAGCACGCAGCTTTATTCCGCGCTCAACGGACGGTCGTTGGACGTGGTACCGACTTCGCCAAAAAGGCCAACAACTGATTAACTTTTGGCGTGAAGGCGAAGGCAGTGCCGGCGATCAACCCAGCTTGTTTCAGTGGATGATGACATCTGCAAAACCAGCGAATTTTGCGGCGGTCCTGGGTGATCCGGTGGTCCACAGTTTTACTCCGGTTGAACATTCTGATTTTTTCTTTGAAAGAAATATTCCGGTTTTTGCAATTCGCATTGCCCGTGATGAGTGGGATCAGGCGATGCCCGTATTGCAGGAAATGGGGCTGCAATATGCTGCCGTCACAGCTCCGCACAAAGAGCCCGCAGCGAAATGGTGTCAGCATTCAACCCTTAGCGCTGTGAACACGTTGTATTATAATAAAAAACAAGGGAAGTGGCAGGGAGCATCAACGGATGAAGCTGGCTTTGTCGAGTTGATCGAAGGTGTGGGCATGCTCGCGCCTTTGCAAAAAGAGATTGTCGTCTGGGGCGGCGGTGGCACATTGCCGATGATTGAAAAAGTTCTGCCTCATGCCTCTTATTATTCTGCTCGCACGGGTGAGCCCCGTGATGGTTCTAAAGCTTCAGCTGACTTTGTTCCTAAAGTCATTGTATGGGCGGCACCGCGAGTGGACGAGACTTATATGCCCCCAGCGGAATGGAAGCCAGCCATGGTTTTTGATTTGAATTACAAAGAAGATTCAGTGGGCAGAGAGTACGCGCAGTTGTGTGGCGCCAACTATGAATCCGGTTTGAAGATGTTTATTGCCCAGGCTCAGCTACAGCGAGTTTTCTGGAAAGAGTGTGAGGAAAAAGCATGA
- a CDS encoding 3-phosphoshikimate 1-carboxyvinyltransferase yields MAKFHFQGSIPGSKSVFNRALIVQSYFPVLDLHGFAGCDDVRFMREGLKGLKASSRIDCGEGGTTFRFMALRASRIRGVHVLKGSPRLMSRPQKGLIDLLRQLGVQAQIKKNEMHIVSEGWKKFRGVPIKVDTTESSQYASALILNSWLLSFDLDFELVGSKVSESYFLLTLEMLKKMGLRIKQTPTGFLVPAEQRLEKLAYEVEADMSSMFTMASAGALAGTSVIENFPEVTEQPDKVFVDIFKKMGVGVQLDGRTLTISKPKHLRAVEWNLFQCPDLFPVLAVVCSFAEGVSKLHGAPHLVAKESNRIAKVADLFNLLGIQHEVLEDGMVIHGNPSQTLKKGIVFNPDEDHRMVMAAVLMKLMGHEIKIQHPEAINKSFPEFWDMIGIKP; encoded by the coding sequence ATGGCTAAGTTCCACTTTCAAGGAAGCATCCCGGGATCCAAATCTGTTTTCAATCGTGCATTGATTGTCCAAAGCTATTTTCCAGTTTTGGATCTGCACGGTTTTGCGGGATGTGATGATGTGCGCTTTATGCGAGAAGGCCTTAAGGGGCTGAAAGCAAGCAGTCGCATTGATTGTGGAGAGGGTGGAACCACGTTTCGTTTTATGGCCTTAAGAGCCTCGCGCATTCGTGGCGTGCATGTTCTGAAAGGCAGCCCGCGTTTGATGTCCCGTCCTCAAAAAGGTTTGATTGATCTTCTTCGTCAGCTGGGAGTTCAGGCGCAAATCAAAAAAAATGAAATGCATATCGTCAGTGAAGGCTGGAAGAAGTTCAGAGGCGTGCCGATTAAAGTCGACACGACCGAGTCTTCCCAATACGCCTCTGCCTTGATTCTTAATTCCTGGCTTTTAAGTTTTGATCTGGATTTTGAATTGGTCGGCAGCAAAGTTTCTGAAAGCTATTTTCTGCTGACACTGGAAATGCTTAAAAAAATGGGTTTGCGCATCAAGCAAACTCCCACAGGATTTTTGGTTCCTGCAGAACAACGTCTGGAAAAACTGGCTTACGAAGTCGAAGCTGACATGAGCTCGATGTTTACCATGGCTTCAGCAGGCGCCTTGGCTGGGACGTCAGTCATTGAAAATTTTCCGGAAGTGACAGAGCAGCCCGATAAAGTTTTCGTCGATATCTTTAAAAAAATGGGCGTCGGAGTTCAGCTGGACGGCAGAACTCTGACGATTAGTAAACCCAAGCACTTGCGTGCTGTGGAATGGAATCTGTTTCAATGCCCGGACCTGTTCCCGGTGCTAGCGGTCGTCTGCAGTTTTGCAGAAGGCGTTTCAAAATTGCATGGAGCACCTCACTTGGTCGCGAAAGAATCCAATCGTATCGCCAAGGTGGCAGATCTTTTCAATCTTTTGGGAATTCAACACGAAGTCCTGGAGGATGGCATGGTCATTCATGGGAATCCCAGCCAAACTTTGAAAAAAGGCATCGTCTTTAATCCTGACGAAGATCATCGCATGGTGATGGCTGCGGTCTTGATGAAGTTGATGGGACATGAAATAAAAATTCAACATCCCGAAGCTATCAATAAAAGTTTTCCGGAATTCTGGGACATGATCGGGATTAAGCCATGA